The candidate division WOR-3 bacterium sequence CGGTTAAACCCATAAGTTGTTCAAAGGTATGCCCGACACCTGTTGGTCCTCGTCTTTTGCTCGGAACCCATCCGAGTTTCTTAATCTCACCAAACCGTTGTCTAAACTCGGCAATAGTCATTTTTTCTTTTTTATCTATACTATATTTTAACCAGTAATTCTGGCAAAGTCAAAAAATTTGAGTTTGCTTTGGAACATTTAGCCGCTATCTAAAGACATTCTTACAAACCTGTCTCTGGGTATAATTATATAACTGTTTGATTTTTAAGGCGATAGAAGAAGGGGGCTCGTCCCCCCCACCCTCCCCTATTTTAGACCGGTCTTTTGACCTGTTTGGGGGTTGGCGTTACAATCAGAGTTTTCAGTGATAGAACAGTCTGAGTTTGGTAAAGACCATCACCATCCCGTATTCATCAGCCGCCCGGATGATGCCCTCATCACGGGTTGAGCCGCCCGGCTGGATGATGTATTTGACATTGCTTTTTGCCGCCCGGTCAATGTTGTCCCGAAACGGGATAAACCCATCCGATGCGAGGCAGATGCCGTCAAATTTGGAAAGCCACTCCATCTTCTCCTCAGGGGTGATGGGCTCAGGCTCTTCGGCAAAGTGCCTCTCCCAGATGCGTTTTTCCTCAAGGGAGGCGTTTTCCTCAAGAAACACATCAACTGCGGTTGCCTTTTCACCCTTGCTTGTCCCTTTCTTGAACTTGAGATTCAAGACCTTGGGATGGAGCCTTAAGAACCACTTGTCCGCCTTGGCGCAGGCAATCCGCGTGCAGTGAATCCTTGACTGCTGACCGGCGCCAACACCGATAACCTGACCGTCATAGGCAACTGCGACCGAGTTTGACTGGGTGTATTTCAGGGCAAGATAGGCGATGAGCAAATCCTGCCGGGCATTTTCCGGAATCGTTTTTTTCACGGTTACCACATCCCCAAGCAGGCTCTCATCAATCCGGGCGTTGTTGCGCTCCTGTTCAAGGAAGATTCCAAAGAGCTGCCTTATCTCCATCACCGGCGGCTGCCACTCTGGGTCAATCTCAAGAATTGGAAACCTCCCTCCCCTTTTAGTTTTTAGAATCTCCAGCGCCTCGGGCTCGTACCCCGGTGCGATGCAGCCGTCAGAAATCTCCTTGGAAAGAAAGAGGGCGGTGGGCACATCAACCACATCAGAAAACCCTGCCCAGTCCCCAAAGGTTGACATCCTATCAGCCCCGCGTGCCCGGGCATAGGCGCAGGCAAGGGGTGAAAGCTCCTGGTCAGGTACAAAAAGGGAGCGGGCAAGATCCTTATCGATTGGTTTGGCGATTGCCGCACCTGCCGGGCTGGTGTGCTTGAAACTTGCCGCCGCGGGCAGACCGGTGAGTTCCTTCAGTTCCTTTACCAGTTGATAGGAGTTTAAGGCGTCAATGATGTTGATGTAACTGGGAGAGTCGTTAAGCACCCTTAGGGGCAGTTTGCCCTCAGGGACATAGATACGGGCGGTCCGCTGATGCGGATTTGTGCCGTAGCGCAGTTTTATCTCATCCAACAGGTAAAAATATTAAAAATATCGCCCCTTGTCAAAAAGGGCAGGGGCTTTTTTGACCGTTGCTAAATTTTTGCTATCTTTATTTAGTCTTGGTTGAAATGGCAATGGCAATCACCTTATGAGCACAGAGGAAAAGCCTGAAGAGGAACTGGTGCAAGAGGCGCTCGCCGCGGTTGACTTCCTTATTGAGCAGAGCCGGGCGAGGTTTCCTGAGGATCTGCCCCTCCTGCATCCCGAAAGGCTGAGCGCCTGGCGCAACGGCACAGGTGGCTCCTTCCTGACCGCAACCAAAACCAAAGAGCCCGACAACCCCCTTGCCCAGACCCTGGAGAGTCACCGCGCCTATGCCGAGGCGCTCCTTCTCCAAGAGCAGTTGCACAAAACCAGTTTTGACATCAATCGCCGCGAGGAGCTCATCCAGCGCGCCCTGGGCATCCTGCCCGCATCTGCCGCCGCCCGTTTCCTGGAAATCCACCCCTGCACCGTTTTGCTGCCCCGCAACATCGCCGACTCCACTGAAAAACTGCTCAAGGCGCTGGAACTGGGCACCAGCCTGATAGGTGAGGCATACGCCTTTGCCTACATCATGCTCATCGTTGCCGGGCTCCGCGCCCTTACCGAATTTGAACAATACGGCAGCAAACTTGACAATATCTTTGAACAGGTATTTGCTGCGCCCGCGGTGACGGAGGTGCTGAGTTTGAGCAACCTCACCGAGAGCGGTGCCGGTTTTGAGCCCCAGTTCCGCCTCCTCATCGGGGTCAGGGAAAGGCTCTTTGCGCTGAAGCGCTCCCGGCTCGCACCAACCGGCTTTCTTTTGACCAGCGTCATTGACGCCTATCTCTCGGACCGACCCAGCGCCGGGAACGCCCTCGGACTGGCGGTTTTTGATACGGTGCTTATTACCCGACTCGGCTTCCCTGTCCGTTACATCTATAAGGAGGGTGTTATCTTAATTGAGGTGTTGATAACAAACCGTTCGGTTTACTGGGACCCCACAAAACCTGTGCCCCTTAGCTTTGAGCCGATGTTTACCGGGCAGAGCCTCACCACCACTGACCTGATTGGACTTACCTACGCCTCACTGGCAAGTTACCATTTCTCCCGCGCCGAATGGGACAAGGCGATTGCCCACTACCTCCGGGTCCTGGAATTTATCCCTGACTCACCCGAGACCTATGCTAACCTTGCCCTCTGCTACATTCGCAAGAACGAACCGGATAGGGCGATAAAGGTTCTTGAAGAGGCAATGGTTTACGCACCTAACTATGCCTCGCTCCCCTATCTCCTTGGCATCGCCCATTCCCAGACCTACCGCTGGCGCCAGGCGGTTGCCGCCTATAAAAGGGCGCTGACAATCAATCCGGATTTTCCCGAGGCGCTGTTCAACCTGGGCATCGCTTTGGAAAAAATGGGCAGTTTTGAACAGGCGGTTGCCGCTCTTAAAAAGGCGGTGGAGATCAAACCCGACTACATCCCTGCCTTTCTCGCCCTCGGCAACATCCACCTTGAAGAGAGGCGGTTTAAGGAGGCAATCACCTGGTATCAAGAGGCGCTGAAATATGACCCCAGGCTTGTTTCTGCCCATTACAATCTGGGGCGCGCCTATTACGAACTGAGGGATTTGGACAGCGCCATCCACTCCTATCAAGAGGCAATCAAAATTAACCCCAAACATGCCGGTGCCTGGCACAACTTGGGCATCGCCTATCGTGACAAGGGGCTTAAGGAAAAGGCGGTTGAGGCGCTGGAACAGGCAATCGCCCTCAACCCCACACTCATGCGTTAAGATGGACATCCCAAGGAGGAACTATGCCTGAACGGTTGCGTTTTGAGACCTTGCGGTCAATGGAGATCTCATTTAATCGGCTGAGCCCGGGCTTTGGTTGCGGGCTGATGCTCTCCAGCCTGCCCGCGTTTACCTCCTCTGACCCCTTAATCACCATTATGAGCAACTACGGCTTTGAGAAAATCTATGCGGACAAAACCGCCCAGAAAATCCTCACCAATTCCGGACTGCTCAAAACCTTTTACGACAACGCCTTTAAAAACAAGACCCCCTTGCAGCAGAACTTCCGCAGCACCTTTGGCAATCAGGAAATCTTCCTTGTCTTTGACAACGCCCTCAAGACCGCCTGGTTCATCGCCGAGCCGCAGAATAAGATTGCACTTGCCAACTACTTTCGGGATGCGGTCTCCTTCCGGCTGAAGAGTGAAGGCATCGTTTTGTTTGGCTCCACCAACAGACTAACACCAGTGGGCTGGCAGAACCTTCACGACCTGCTCCAGGAAAAATTTATGCAGAGGCTCGGGCGGATAGAAAGGGTGGAAATAGCGAACCTCTTGACCGGCGTGCGCTGGGCGCCCCCCACACTCAAAATCGGGGTCACGCTCCTCAATATGAAGGAGTTTAAGGAGATCTGGGCAACGGTTGATGCCGCATTAAAGGGGGGTCCTGCCGAGGAAACTCAACGCTGACAATTAAATTGAATGGACGATAAAGAGCGTGAATTTGTTCTCGAGCGCCTTGACCTGGCGGTCAGAAAAATTGAACAATGCCCGGGGATTGTCCCTTTAATCCCAGAGGTGAGGACCAACATCGCCTTTGCCCTGAGTGGTGCCAAAAGCCCGGAGGATGTGGCTGCGGTTGATGGCAGAATCACCGTGGTTAACAACCTTCCCAAAGCCGCTGGTCCGGTTCGCTTCGGTGCCTCTGACCACCTTGCCCGGCTCATCATCGAACTCCACAAATACTCTGAAGAAATCCGCTCCGCCCTGAACTTCCGCTGGAACGAAAGGATTCACCAGTTTGTTACCGAATGGGCAAAAGTGGAGAAAAAGCAAATCGGCATGATTGACCGGTCAAAAGAACCAATAGAGTTAATTGGCAAGGACAAGATGTCAGTAACCTGGAAGGTGAAAGAGATTTTATCATCAACCGGCGGAGGTGTCCCCGAAATTGTTTATGAAACCAAGGGCTGGGGAAAGGAACCGCTGTTTCTTCTGATTGGCAAGGACCCGGTTGCCCTTGCTGAACAACTGGTTGCCATTGCCCGAGGCTACAATCAAAATGTCAATGGCAAGAGGTAAAATGAATTCAAAACGGTGGCTTCTCCTCTTGACTTTGATATTGGCTCTCACATTTATGCCTGCCTATCCTGGAATCAAAGTTATGCCGGTTGATGAGATTAGACCTGGGATGAAGGGCACCGGCTACTCGGTCTTTTCCGGGACAAAACCACAGGAGTTTGATGTTGAAATAATTGATGTGATACACCGCACCTCCCCACGGGGTGACCTCATCCTTGCCCGTCTTGCCGGTGCCGGACTGGAGAAGACCGGCGTCATCGCCGGGATGTCCGGCAGCCCGGTGTACATTGATGGCAAATTGATTGGTGCCCTTGCCTATGCCTGGTCATTTGCCAAGGAGCCGATTGCCGGCATCACCCCGGCAGCGGAGATGCTGAAGATCTGGGATTTGCCCGACTCTAACAAAACCAGGGGTCAAACCCGCACATCACCATTAGAACGCTCCAACCTCAATTTACCGCCCATCCCGCTCGCCATCTCCGGCTTTAATAAACGGCTTGAAGAAATTATTACCCCAAACCTTAGCCGGCTTGGCTTCCAGCCGGTTGCCGCCGGCATTGCCACCGATGATGTTGATACCGCAGACCTTGTTCCTGGTGGTGCGGTTGGGGTGGCACTCCTTGACGGTGATGTGCGCGCGGCTGCGGTTGGCACCATCACCCATCGGGAGGGCAATAGAATCCTTGCCTTTGGTCATCCCCTTTTCCTTGCCGGGGCAACCAGATTACCGATGACCGGTGGCAGGATTCATACCGTGCTGCCATCCCTGGAAATCTCTCACAAAATGTTTTCCCCCACCAGACCTATCGGCATTATCAATCAGGACCGCATGACCGGCATCAGCGGCATCATCGGTCCCCAGGCACCGATGATTCCGGTCAATGTCTATCTCCGCTCAAGCGCAACCGACGACACCTACCGCTTCCGTGTTGTTGACCAGGAGCAACTCACACCTGATTTTCTGCCCATTGGGCTGATCAACATCATCCTTGAAACCGAAGGGCTCTTGGAGGAGTATACCATCGAATCAAGGATGCGGCTTTACCTAAAATCCCCTGCCCCCGCTGCCGAAATCAGGCATATCTTTACCGGCACTGACGCAATCTCAGCAATGTTTAGTAAAATCAACTCCGAACTGAACATGCTTTTTGCCAATCCGCTTGAGGAGCTGGAACTCAAGCAGGTGGAAACCGAATTTAATTTTATTCCAAAAAGAAAAAGCGCCCAGTTGGTCTCTGCCCGTCCTGACCGCACCCGGCTCAAACCCGGTGAGACCCTTTCGGTGCGATTGCGCCTGCGCGACTACCGTGGCGAGGAGAGCGAAAGGGAAATCCCCATCCCCATTCCTGCCACAACCCCATCCGGAACAATTGCCATCACCATTACCACCCGGGACGAGTTTTTCGCTGCGGAAATGGGGCGGGCGAATAAGACCCTTGAACCCACATCCCTGAAAAAACTCCTCAAACTGCTTGCAGAAACCGGCAGGGAGGATGAACTGATTGTTGCCGGGTTTGCCCGCACCGCCGGTCTGACCGTCGGTGACAAGGAACTTCCCCAGCCGCCACCATCCCTGCGTCAGGTGCTTCTTGCCACCAAATCGGTTGGCGAAATCCAGCCTTTAGGCTCGAGCCTTTTGTTTAAACAGGTTGTGAAGATGGACCGGGTTATCCTCGGCTCGGCAAACTTTGAACTGGAGGTAAAATGAGATTTCATTTCCCAGTTTGCATTTTGACTTTGGCGGTTATGCTTAACATTGCCCCTGCCGCTGTCTTCACCTTTGTCCCGAACGAACAGGTTTTTTCCAACCTTGACCAGATTGAGTTAAAGAATGTTTATTTCCCTGTTCAGGGCAACATCAAACTTGCACCCAAATTTGTCTCCCTCTGCTCCCTTGATGATGCGGGAATCTGGTCAATTGCCCTTGACCGCTCCCAAAACATCTATCTTGGCACCGGCAATCAGCAGAGGCTCTATCGCCTTGGCGCCCGTGCCCGGCAGCCCCAGCCAATCTTCAGCGCTGACGCCGGTGAAATTTTAACGGTAACAACCACCCCTGATAACACCATCTATTTCGGCACCAGTCCGGATGGCATTATCTATCGTATCCTTCCCCGGGGAGAACCAGAATCACTTTTTGCCACTAATGAATCGTATATCCATGCCCTTCTGCCCGCACCGGAAAAATCGCTTCTCTGCGCGACCGGTCCTAATGGCAAACTCTTTCGCATCACCCCTGACCGCGGCTCAGATTTAATCTTCACCGCACCTTCTGCCCATATCACCTGCCTTTACTGGCTCTCTTCTGGCAGGGAACTTTTGCTCGGCACATCACCTGGCGGCACGGTCTATCACCTGAAATTCACCAGCATCGGTGCAAAGCCTGAGGTCGCTGTGCTCTATGACACCCCGCTTGATGAGGTGCGCGCCATCGTGGCTGACAGCCGCTCCATCTATGTGGCTGCCAATCCTGGTGAACAACCATCCCCCAACCCCGGACCAAATCAGCCGGTAGTCTATTGCCTTGATAAGGAGGGTCTCGTCAAATGGCAGTGGCTCTGTCCGGAATCGGTTGTCTTCAGCCTTGCCCAGTTTAACAATCAACTCCTGGTTTTGACCGGCAACCGGGGAATTGTCTATACCCTTGACAGCCTCGGTCAGCCCGCGGTCATCTGCCGGCTTAATGAGCCGCAGGCGGTTGCCTGTATTTCTTCAAACAACCGCCTTTATTTAGGCACCGCCAATCCGGCAAGGCTCTATTACGCCGATATTGGCTTTGCCGACTCCGGTTTTGTCACCAGCCCGGTATTTGACTGCTCAAGCCCTGCCCGTTTTGGCAAAATTGAACTGCGCGCCCGCGTCCCTGCGGGAACCGAGA is a genomic window containing:
- a CDS encoding thiamine-phosphate synthase family protein, with product MDDKEREFVLERLDLAVRKIEQCPGIVPLIPEVRTNIAFALSGAKSPEDVAAVDGRITVVNNLPKAAGPVRFGASDHLARLIIELHKYSEEIRSALNFRWNERIHQFVTEWAKVEKKQIGMIDRSKEPIELIGKDKMSVTWKVKEILSSTGGGVPEIVYETKGWGKEPLFLLIGKDPVALAEQLVAIARGYNQNVNGKR
- a CDS encoding phosphoribosylaminoimidazolecarboxamide formyltransferase, encoding MLDEIKLRYGTNPHQRTARIYVPEGKLPLRVLNDSPSYINIIDALNSYQLVKELKELTGLPAAASFKHTSPAGAAIAKPIDKDLARSLFVPDQELSPLACAYARARGADRMSTFGDWAGFSDVVDVPTALFLSKEISDGCIAPGYEPEALEILKTKRGGRFPILEIDPEWQPPVMEIRQLFGIFLEQERNNARIDESLLGDVVTVKKTIPENARQDLLIAYLALKYTQSNSVAVAYDGQVIGVGAGQQSRIHCTRIACAKADKWFLRLHPKVLNLKFKKGTSKGEKATAVDVFLEENASLEEKRIWERHFAEEPEPITPEEKMEWLSKFDGICLASDGFIPFRDNIDRAAKSNVKYIIQPGGSTRDEGIIRAADEYGMVMVFTKLRLFYH
- a CDS encoding SpoIVB peptidase S55 domain-containing protein encodes the protein MNSKRWLLLLTLILALTFMPAYPGIKVMPVDEIRPGMKGTGYSVFSGTKPQEFDVEIIDVIHRTSPRGDLILARLAGAGLEKTGVIAGMSGSPVYIDGKLIGALAYAWSFAKEPIAGITPAAEMLKIWDLPDSNKTRGQTRTSPLERSNLNLPPIPLAISGFNKRLEEIITPNLSRLGFQPVAAGIATDDVDTADLVPGGAVGVALLDGDVRAAAVGTITHREGNRILAFGHPLFLAGATRLPMTGGRIHTVLPSLEISHKMFSPTRPIGIINQDRMTGISGIIGPQAPMIPVNVYLRSSATDDTYRFRVVDQEQLTPDFLPIGLINIILETEGLLEEYTIESRMRLYLKSPAPAAEIRHIFTGTDAISAMFSKINSELNMLFANPLEELELKQVETEFNFIPKRKSAQLVSARPDRTRLKPGETLSVRLRLRDYRGEESEREIPIPIPATTPSGTIAITITTRDEFFAAEMGRANKTLEPTSLKKLLKLLAETGREDELIVAGFARTAGLTVGDKELPQPPPSLRQVLLATKSVGEIQPLGSSLLFKQVVKMDRVILGSANFELEVK
- a CDS encoding tetratricopeptide repeat protein, with product MSTEEKPEEELVQEALAAVDFLIEQSRARFPEDLPLLHPERLSAWRNGTGGSFLTATKTKEPDNPLAQTLESHRAYAEALLLQEQLHKTSFDINRREELIQRALGILPASAAARFLEIHPCTVLLPRNIADSTEKLLKALELGTSLIGEAYAFAYIMLIVAGLRALTEFEQYGSKLDNIFEQVFAAPAVTEVLSLSNLTESGAGFEPQFRLLIGVRERLFALKRSRLAPTGFLLTSVIDAYLSDRPSAGNALGLAVFDTVLITRLGFPVRYIYKEGVILIEVLITNRSVYWDPTKPVPLSFEPMFTGQSLTTTDLIGLTYASLASYHFSRAEWDKAIAHYLRVLEFIPDSPETYANLALCYIRKNEPDRAIKVLEEAMVYAPNYASLPYLLGIAHSQTYRWRQAVAAYKRALTINPDFPEALFNLGIALEKMGSFEQAVAALKKAVEIKPDYIPAFLALGNIHLEERRFKEAITWYQEALKYDPRLVSAHYNLGRAYYELRDLDSAIHSYQEAIKINPKHAGAWHNLGIAYRDKGLKEKAVEALEQAIALNPTLMR